The following are from one region of the Bos mutus isolate GX-2022 chromosome 18, NWIPB_WYAK_1.1, whole genome shotgun sequence genome:
- the ZFHX3 gene encoding zinc finger homeobox protein 3 isoform X2 — translation MRLGGGQLVSEELMNLGESFIQTNDPSLKLFQCAVCNKFTTDTLDLLGLHMNVERSLPEEEWKAVMGDSYQCKLCRYNTQLKANFQLHCKTDKHVQKYQLVAHIKEGGKANEWRLKCVAIGNPVHLKCNACDYYTNSLEKLRLHTVNSRHEASLKLYKHLQQHESGVEGESCYYHCVLCSYSTKAKLNLIQHVRSMKHQRSESLRKLQRLQKGLPEEDEDLGQIFTIRRCPSTDPEEAIEDVEGPSEAAADPEELAKDQESGGEKDQSKWTASSSQAEKELTDSPATSKRISFPGSSESPLSSKRPKTSEETKPEQMYQCPYCKYSNADVNRLRVHAMTQHSVQPMLRCPLCQDMLNNKIHLQLHLTHLHSVAPDCVEKLIMTVTTPEMVMPSSMFLPAAVPDRDGSSSVEEAGKQPETSEDLGKNILPSVSTEHSGDLKPSPVDSGSVREDSGFLCWKKGCNQVFKTSATLQTHFNEVHAKRPQLPVSDRHVYKYRCNQCSLAFKTVEKLQLHSQYHVIRAATMCCLCQRSFRTFQALKKHLETSHLELSEADIQQLYGGLLANGDLLAMGDPTLAEDHTIIVEEDKEEESDLEDKQSPTGSDSGSVQEDSGSEPKRALPFRKGPNFTMEKFLDPSRPYKCTVCKESFTQKNILLVHYNSVSHLHKLKRALQESATGQPEPTSSPDNKPFKCNTCNVAYSQSSTLEIHMRSVLHQTKARAAKLEAASSSSNGTGGSSTAPLSSSTPSPVSTSGSNTFTTTNPSSAGIAASSSLLSQVPAESVGMPPLGNPISANIVSPAEPKEANRKKLADMIASRQQQQQQQQQQAQTLAQAQAQVQAHLQQELQQQAALIQSQLFNPTLLPHFPMTTETLLQLQQQQHLLFPFYIPSAEFQLNPEVSLPVTSGALTLTGTGPGLLEDLKAQVQIPQQGHQQMLQQQQQSQLPLPQSHPALLQPSQHTEKKNKLVIKEKEKESQRERDGAEGGEINSGPKESLPDALKAKEKKELAPGVSSEPSMLPPRIASDARGNATKALLENFGFELVIQYNENKQKVQKKNGKMEQGENPEKLECDSCGKLFSNILILKSHQEHVHQNYFPFKQLERFAKQYREHYDKLYPLRPQTPEPPPPPPPPPPPPLPAAPPQPASTPAIPTSAPPITSPTIAPAQPSVPLTQLSMPMELPIFSPLMMQTMPLQTLPAQLPPQLGPVEPLPADLAQLYQHQLNPSLLQQQNKRPRTRITDDQLRVLRQYFDINNSPSEEQIKEMADKSGLPQKVIKHWFRNTLFKERQRNKDSPYNFSNPPITSLEELKIDSRPPSPEPQKQEYWGSKRSSRTRFTDYQLRVLQDFFDANAYPKDDEFEQLSNLLNLPTRVIVVWFQNARQKARKNYENQGEGKDGERRELTNDRYIRTSNLNYQCKKCSLVFQRIFDLIKHQKKLCYKDEDEEGQDDSQNEDSMDAMEILTPTSSSCSTPMPSQAYSTPAPAASTASSAFLQLPSEVDELATFSAKPEVSDEKPKQAEPPSAQPNQTQDKQGQPKAELQQQDQPEQKMSTAQQKLPQLTSPAPVPTQPPPQAPPPQCPLPQSSPSPSQLSHLPLKPLHTSTPQPLANLPPQLIPYQCDQCKLAFPSFEHWQEHQQLHFLSAQNQFIHPQFLDRSLDMPFMLFDPSNPLLASQLLSGAIPQIPASSATSPSTPTSTMNTLKRKLEEKASASPGENDSGTGGEEPQRDKRLRTTITPEQLEILYQKYLLDSNPTRKMLDHIAHEVGLKKRVVQVWFQNTRARERKGQFRAVGPAQAHRRCPFCRALFKAKTALEAHIRSRHWHEAKRAGYNLTLSAMLLDCDGGLQMKGDIFDGTSFSHLPPSSSDGQGVPLSPVSKTMELSPRTLLSPSSIKVEGMEDFESPSMSSVNLNFDQTKLDNDDCSSVNTAITDTTTGDEGNADNDSATGIATETKSSSAPSEGLTKAAMMAMSEYEDRLSSGLVSPAPSFYSKEYDNEGTVDYSETSSLADPCSPSPGVSGSAGKSGDSGDRPGQKRFRTQMTNLQLKVLKSCFNDYRTPTMLECEVLGNDIGLPKRVVQVWFQNARAKEKKSKLSMAKHFGINQTSYEGPKTECTLCGIKYSARLSVRDHIFSQQHISKVKDTIGSQLDKEKEYFDPATVRQLMAQQELDRIKKANEVLGLAAQQQGMFDNAPLQALNLPTAYPALQGIPPVLLPGLNSPSLPGFTPSNTALTSPKPNLMGLPSTTVPSPGLPTSGLPNKPSSASLSSPTPAQATMAMAPQPAPQPQQQQPQVQPPPPAAQPPPAPQLPPQQQPQQRKDKDGEKVKEKEKAHKGKGEPLPVPKKEKGEAPTAAAATLSAPLPAMEYAVDPAQLQALQAALTSDPTALLTSQFLPYFVPGFSPYYAPQIPGALQSGYLQPMYGMEGLFPYSPALSQALMGLSPGSLLQQYQQYQQSLQEALQQQQQRQLQQQQQKVQQQQPKASQTPVPPGAASPDKDPAKESPKPEEQKNAPREVSPLLPKPPEEPEAESKSADSLYDPFIVPKVQYKLVCRKCQAGFGDEEAARSHLKSLCFFGQSVVNLQEMVLHVPTGGGGGGSGGGGGGGSYHCLACESALCGEEALSQHLESALHKHRTITRAARNAKEHPSLLPHSACFPDPSTASTSQSAAHSNDSPPPPSAAAPSSSSASPHASRKSWPQVVSRASTAKPPSFPPLSSSSTVTSSSCSTSGVQPSMPTDDYSEESDTDLSQKSDGPASPVEGPKDPSCPKDSGLTSVGTDTFRL, via the exons CATCATCAAGCCAAGCAGAAAAGGAGCTGACAGATTCTCCCGCAACCTCCAAACGCATCTCCTTCCCAGGTAGCTCGGAGTCCCCTCTTTCTTCAAAGCGACCAAAAACATCAGAGGAGACCAAGCCGGAGCAG ATGTACCAGTGTCCCTACTGCAAGTACAGCAATGCCGACGTCAACCGGCTGCGCGTGCACGCCATGACGCAGCACTCGGTGCAGCCCATGCTCCGCTGCCCCCTCTGCCAGGACATGCTCAACAACAAGATCCACCTCCAGCTGCACCTCACCCACCTGCACAGCGTGGCGCCCGACTGTGTGGAGAAGCTCATCATGACG GTGACCACCCCTGAGATGGTGATGCCCAGCAGCATGTTCCTCCCAGCGGCTGTTCCAGATCGAGACGGGAGCTCCAGTGTGGAGGAGGCAGGAAAGCAACCTG AAACCTCAGAGGATCTGGGAAAGAACATCTTACCCTCTGTGAGCACAGAACACAGTGGAGATTTGAAACCTTCTCCTGTGGACTCGGGCTCTGTGAGAGAAGACTCAGGCTTCCTGTGCTGGAAGAAGGGGTGCAACCAGGTTTTCAAAACTTCCGCCACCCTCCAGACACACTTCAACGAGGTTCACGCCAAGAGGCCTCAGCTGCCAGTGTCAGATCGCCATGTGTACAAGTACCGCTGCAACCAGTGCAGTCTGGCTTTCAAGACGGTGGAGAAGCTGCAGCTCCACTCTCAGTACCACGTGATCAGAGCTGCCACCATGTGCTGTCTTTGCCAGCGTAGCTTCCGAACTTTCCAGGCTCTGAAAAAACACCTTGAGACAAGCCACCTGGAGTTGAGTGAGGCTGACATCCAGCAGCTTTATGGTGGCCTTCTGGCCAACGGGGACCTCCTGGCAATGGGGGACCCCACCCTGGCCGAGGACCACACCATAATCGTGGAGGAAGACAAGGAGGAAGAGAGTGACTTGGAGGATAAACAGAGCCCGACGGGCAGTGACTCTGGGTCGGTACAAGAGGACTCGGGCTCAGAGCCAAAGAGAGCCCTACCTTTCCGCAAAGGCCCCAACTTCACCATGGAAAAATTCCTGGACCCTTCTCGCCCTTACAAGTGCACCGTCTGCAAGGAATCTTTCACTCAAAAGAACATCCTGCTCGTGCACTACAATTCTGTCTCCCACCTACACAAGTTAAAGAGAGCCCTTCAAGAGTCGGCCACCGGTCAGCCAGAACCCACCAGCAGCCCTGACAACAAACCTTTTAAGTGCAACACTTGCAATGTGGCCTACAGCCAGAGTTCCACCCTGGAGATCCATATGCGCTCTGTGCTGCATCAGACCAAGGCCCGGGCAGCCAAGCTGGAGGcggcaagcagcagcagcaatggcacTGGGGGCAGCAGCACAGCCCCCTTGAGCTCCTCCACCCCGAGTCCTGTGAGCACCAGTGGCAGTAACACCTTTACCACCACCAACCCGAGCAGTGCTGGCATCGCTGCGAGCTCCAGCTTATTGAGTCAAGTGCCTGCTGAAAGTGTAGGAATGCCACCCCTGGGGAATCCCATCAGTGCCAACATTGTGTCCCCTGCAGAGCCCAAGGAAGCCAACCGGAAGAAGCTGGCAGACATGATTGCatccaggcagcagcagcagcagcaacaacaacaacaagcacaGACACTGGCCCAAGCCCAGGCCCAAGTTCAAGCTCACCTGCAGCAGGAGCTGCAGCAGCAGGCAGCTCTGATCCAGTCCCAGCTGTTCAACCCCACCCTTCTGCCTCACTTCCCCATGACCACCGAGACCCTGCTCCAgctgcagcaacagcagcatcttCTCTTCCCCTTCTACATCCCCAGTGCCGAATTCCAGCTCAACCCGGAGGTGAGCTTGCCGGTGACCAGTGGGGCTCTAACGCTGACCGGGACGGGCCCAGGCCTGCTGGAAGACCTGAAGGCCCAGGTTCAGATCCCGCAGCAGGGCCACCAGCAgatgctgcagcagcagcagcagagccagctCCCTCTGCCCCAGAGTCACCCTGCTCTCCTACAGCCCAGCCAgcacactgaaaagaaaaacaaattggtcatcaaagagaaggagaaagaaagccaGAGAGAGAGGGATGGTGCCGAGGGGGGAGAGATCAACTCGGGACCAAAGGAATCACTGCCCGATGCCTTGAAggccaaagagaagaaagaactgGCCCCAGGGGTTAGTTCTGAGCCCTCCATGCTCCCTCCACGCATTGCCTCGGATGCCAGAGGGAATGCTACCAAGGCCTTGCTGGAGAACTTTGGTTTTGAGCTGGTCATCCAGTACAACGAGAACAAGCAGAAGGTGCAGAAGAAGAATGGGAAGATGGAGCAGGGCGAGAACCCAGAGAAGCTCGAGTGTGACTCCTGCGGCAAGCTGTTTTCTAACATCTTGATTTTAAAGAGTCATCAAGAGCACGTTCATCAAAATTACTTTCCATTTAAACAGCTAGAGAGATTTGCCAAACAGTACCGTGAGCACTACGACAAGCTGTACCCCCTGAGGCCTCAGACCCCCGAGCCACCGCCCCCGCCTCCACCCCCGCCTCCACCCCCACTGCCGGCAGCGCCGCCCCAGCCAGCATCCACCCCGGCCATCCCCACGTCAGCCCCACCCATCACTTCACCTACGATTGCCCCAGCCCAGCCGTCCGTGCCACTCACCCAGCTCTCCATGCCCATGGAGCTGCCCATCTTCTCGCCACTCATGATGCAGACGATGCCGCTGCAGACATTGCCAGCTCAGCTGCCCCCTCAGCTTGGACCCGTGGAGCCTCTGCCCGCGGACCTGGCCCAGCTGTACCAGCATCAGCTCAATCCAAGTCTGCTCCAGCAGCAGAATAAGCGGCCTCGTACCAGGATCACGGATGACCAGCTCCGAGTCCTGCGGCAGTATTTTGACATTAACAACTCCCCCAGTGAAGAGCAGATCAAAGAGATGGCAGACAAGTCTGGGTTGCCCCAGAAAGTGATCAAGCACTGGTTCAGAAACACACTCTTCAAAGAGCGGCAGCGGAACAAGGACTCCCCTTACAACTTCAGCAATCCTCCCATCACCAGCCTGGAGGAGCTCAAGATTGACTCTCGGCCCCCTTCGCCAGAACCTCAGAAGCAGGAGTACTGGGGGAGCAAGAGGTCTTCGAGAACAAGGTTTACCGACTATCAGCTGAGGGTCCTGCAGGACTTCTTTGATGCCAACGCTTACCCAAAGGacgatgaatttgagcaactctcTAATTTACTGAACCTTCCAACCCGAGTCATAGTGGTCTGGTTTCAAAATGCTCGACAGAAGGCCAGGAAAAATTATGAGAATCAGGGAGAGGGCAAAGATGGAGAGCGGCGTGAGCTTACAAACGATAGGTATATTCGAACGAGCAACTTGAACTACCAGTGCAAGAAGTGCAGCCTGGTGTTCCAGCGCATCTTCGATCTCATCAAGCACCAGAAGAAGCTGTGTTACAAGGATGAGGACGAGGAAGGGCAGGATGACAGCCAGAATGAGGACTCCATGGATGCCATGGAAATCCTGACACCCACCAGTTCCTCCTGTAGCACCCCAATGCCCTCCCAGGCTTACAGCACCCCAGCACCTGCAGCCAGTACAGCATCCTCTGCGTTCTTGCAGCTTCCATCAGAGGTTGATGAGCTGGCCACCTTCAGTGCAAAACCAGAGGTGAGTGATGAAAAACCAAAGCAGGCTGAACCTCCCAGTGCACAGCCGAACCAAACCCAAGATAAGCAAGGACAACCAAAGGCAGAGCTGCAGCAGCAAGACCAGCCCGAGCAGAAGATGAGCACTGCCCAGCAGAAGCTCCCACAGCTGACGTCCCCCGCGCCGGTACCGACGCAGCCTCCTCCACAAGCGCCCCCACCTCAGTGCCCCTTGCCCCAGTcaagccccagcccctcccagctctCCCACCTGCCCCTCAAGCCCCTCCATACGTCAACTCCTCAGCCGCTGGCCAACCTACCTCCTCAGCTAATCCCCtaccagtgtgatcagtgcaagTTGGCCTTCCCATCATTTGAGCACTGGCAGGAGCATCAGCAGCTTCACTTCCTGAGTGCACAGAACCAGTTCATCCACCCCCAGTTCTTGGACAGGTCACTGGATATGCCTTTTATGCTGTTTGACCCTAGTAACCCACTGCTGGCAAGCCAGCTGCTCTCTGGGGCCATACCTCAGATTCCCGCAAGCTCAGCCACTTCCCCTTCAACTCCCACCTCCACGATGAACACTCTGAAGAGGAAGCTGGAGGAAAAGGCCAGTGCAAGCCCTGGAGAAAACGACAGTGGGACGGGGGGAGAAGAACCTCAGAGAGACAAGCGTCTGAGGACAACTATCACACCAGAACAGCTAGAAATTCTCTACCAAAAGTATCTCTTGGACTCCAATCCAACTCGAAAGATGTTGGATCACATCGCGCATGAGGTGGGCTTGAAGAAACGTGTAGTCCAAGTCTGGTTTCAGAACACCCGGGCCCGGGAAAGGAAAGGACAGTTCCGGGCGGTGGGCCCAGCGCAGGCCCATAGGAGGTGCCCTTTCTGCAGAGCACTCTTCAAAGCCAAGACGGCCCTGGAAGCTCATATCCGGTCCCGTCATTGGCATGAAGCCAAGAGAGCTGGCTACAACCTAACTCTGTCTGCAATGCTCTTAGACTGTGATGGGGGACTGCAGATGAAGGGAGATATTTTTGATGGAACTAGCTTTTCCCACCTACCCCCAAGCAGTAGTGATGGCCAAGGTGTTCCCCTCTCACCTGTGAGCAAAACCATGGAGTTGTCTCCCAGGACTCTTCTGAGCCCTTCTTCCATCAAGGTGGAAGGCATGGAAGATTTTGAAAGCCCCTCCATGTCCTCAGTTAATCTAAACTTTGACCAGACTAAGCTGGACAACGATGACTGTTCCTCAGTCAACACAGCGATCACAGATACCACTACTGGAGACGAGGGCAATGCAGATAACGATAGTGCGACGGGAATAGCAACTGAAACCAAATCCTCTTCTGCCCCCAGTGAAGGGTTGACCAAAGCGGCCATGATGGCAATGTCTGAGTATGAAGATCGGTTGTCATCTGGCCTGGTCAGCCCAGCTCCCAGCTTTTATAGCAAGGAATATGACAATGAAGGTACCGTGGACTACAGTGAAACCTCAAGCCTTGCAGACCCCTGCTCTCCAAGCCCTGGCGTGAGTGGGTCAGCAGGCAAATCTGGAGACAGTGGGGATCGGCCCGGGCAGAAACGTTTTCGCACTCAAATGACCAATCTGCAGCTGAAGGTCCTCAAGTCATGCTTCAATGACTACCGGACACCCACCATGCTGGAGTGTGAAGTCCTGGGCAATGACATTGGACTGCCAAAGAGAGTTGTTCAGGTCTGGTTCCAGAATGCCCGGGCAAAAGAAAAGAAGTCCAAGTTAAGCATGGCCAAGCATTTTGGTATAAACCAAACGAGTTACGAGGGACCCAAAACAGAGTGCACTTTGTGTGGCATCAAGTACAGTGCTCGGCTGTCTGTACGTGACCATATCTTTTCCCAACAGCATATCTCCAAAGTTAAAGACACCATTGGAAGCCAGCTAGACAAGGAGAAAGAATACTTTGACCCAGCCACTGTACGTCAGCTGATGGCTCAACAAGAGCTGGACCGGATTAAAAAGGCCAATGAGGTCCTTGGACTGGCAGCTCAGCAGCAAGGGATGTTCGACAACGCCCCTCTGCAGGCTCTCAACCTTCCTACAGCATACCCGGCGCTCCAGGGCATTCCTCCTGTGTTGCTCCCCGGCCTCAACAGCCCCTCCCTGCCAGGCTTCACTCCATCCAACACAG CTTTAACGTCTCCTAAACCGAACTTGATGGGCCTGCCCAGCACAACAGTTCCTTCCCCTGGCCTCCCCACATCTGGATTACCAAATAAACCGTCCTCAGCATCGCTGAGCTCCCCGACCCCAGCACAAGCCACCATGGCGATGGCCCCTCAGccagccccccaaccccagcagcagcagccacaggtgCAGCCGCCGCCGCCAGCAGCCCAGCCACCACCTGCACCACAGCTCCCgccgcagcagcagccacagcagcgcAAGGACAAAGACGGTGAGAAGgtcaaggagaaggagaaggcacaCAAAGGGAAAGGGGAACCCCTGCCTGTCCccaagaaggagaaaggagaggccCCCACGGCGGCCGCAGCCACACTCTCAGCGCCACTGCCCGCCATGGAGTATGCGGTGGACCCCGCGCAGCTGCAGGCCCTGCAGGCGGCCTTGACTTCAGACCCCACGGCATTGCTCACGAGCCAGTTCCTCCCTTACTTTGTACCAGGCTTCTCTCCTTACTACGCCCCCCAGATCCCCGGCGCCCTGCAGAGCGGGTACCTGCAGCCGATGTATGGCATGGAAGGCCTGTTCCCCTACAGCCCTGCGCTATCGCAGGCCCTGATGGGGCTGTCCCCGGGCTCCCTGCTGCAGCAGTACCAGCAATACCAGCAGAGTCTGCAGGAGgccctccagcagcagcagcaacggcaactacagcagcagcagcaaaaagtgcagcagcagcagcccaaagCAAGCCAAACCCCAGTCCCCCCGGGGGCTGCTTCCCCAGACAAAGACCCTGCCAAAGAATCCCCCAAACCAGAAGAGCAGAAAAACGCACCCCGTGAGGTGTCCCCCCTCCTGCCGAAACCCCCCGAAGAGCcagaagcagaaagcaaaagTGCGGACTCCCTCTACGACCCCTTCATTGTTCCAAAGGTGCAGTACAAGTTGGTCTGCCGCAAGTGCCAGGCGGGCTTCGGTGACGAGGAGGCGGCGAGGAGCCACCTGAAGTCCCTCTGCTTCTTCGGCCAGTCTGTGGTGAACCTGCAAGAGATGGTGCTTCACGTCCCcacgggcggcggcggcggtggcagtggcggcggcggcggtggcggctcGTACCACTGCCTGGCGTGCGAGAGCGCGCTGTGTGGGGAGGAAGCTCTGAGTCAACATCTCGAGTCGGCCTTGCACAAACACAGAACAATCACGAGAGCAGCAAGAAACGCCAAAGAGCACCCTAGTTTATTACCTCACTCTGCCTGCTTCCCCGATCCTAGCACCGCATCTACCTCGCAGTCTGCCGCTCACTCAAACGACAGCCCCCCTCCCCCGTCGGCCGCCGCCCCCTCCTCGTCCTCCGCTTCCCCCCACGCCTCCAGGAAGTCTTGGCCGCAAGTGGTCTCCCGGGCTTCGACCGCGAAGcccccttcttttcctcctctctcctcatcTTCAACGGTTACCTCAAGTTCATGCAGCACCTCAGGGGTTCAGCCCTCGATGCCAACAGACGACTATTCGGAGGAGTCTGACACGGATCTCAGCCAAAAGTCCGACGGACCGGCGAGCCCGGTGGAGGGTCCCAAAGACCCCAGCTGCCCCAAGGACAGTGGTCTGACCAGTGTAGGAACGGACACCTTCAGATTGTAA